Proteins co-encoded in one Ponticoccus alexandrii genomic window:
- a CDS encoding TRAP transporter substrate-binding protein, translating into MHRKINATLVGAVAATALLGSAAMAENWRGWNIHVEGYPNTVAMDKFAELLEEKTDGGITLQMFHGGTLGSQPDAIEQVRLGGLEIGNFNLGPIGPIAPEANVVSLPFIFKDPAHMFRVMNGEGGEKIAAGMEAKGLVPLAWYDSGARSFYNGAKPINSPEDVAGMKVRVMNNDLYSGMISQLGGNPSPMAFAEVYQSLKTGVVDGAENNWPSYESTGHFEVAGYYSLSEHLIIPECVCINADVYNGLDEAQQTALKEAAMESAELQRELWAEREAKSREMVEAAGVVTNEIANKLPFQEAMVPVYETYLEANPDLRPLVELIQSTE; encoded by the coding sequence ATGCACCGGAAAATCAACGCAACGCTTGTCGGCGCGGTGGCAGCCACCGCCTTGCTTGGCTCGGCGGCCATGGCGGAAAACTGGCGTGGCTGGAACATCCACGTCGAGGGCTATCCGAACACCGTGGCCATGGACAAGTTCGCGGAGCTGCTGGAAGAAAAGACCGACGGCGGGATCACGCTTCAGATGTTCCACGGCGGCACGCTGGGCAGCCAGCCCGACGCCATCGAGCAGGTCCGCCTTGGCGGCCTGGAAATCGGCAACTTCAACCTCGGCCCGATCGGTCCGATCGCGCCCGAGGCCAATGTTGTCTCGCTGCCCTTCATCTTCAAGGACCCCGCCCACATGTTCCGGGTGATGAACGGCGAGGGCGGCGAGAAGATCGCCGCCGGGATGGAGGCCAAGGGCCTCGTGCCGCTGGCGTGGTACGATTCCGGCGCGCGGTCCTTCTACAACGGCGCCAAGCCGATCAATTCGCCCGAGGACGTGGCGGGCATGAAGGTCCGCGTGATGAACAACGACCTTTATTCCGGCATGATCTCGCAGTTGGGCGGGAACCCCTCGCCGATGGCCTTCGCCGAGGTCTACCAGTCGCTGAAGACCGGCGTTGTGGACGGGGCCGAGAACAACTGGCCGTCGTATGAATCGACCGGCCACTTCGAGGTCGCGGGCTACTACTCGCTCAGCGAACATCTGATCATCCCGGAATGCGTCTGCATCAATGCCGATGTCTACAACGGTCTCGACGAGGCGCAGCAGACCGCCCTGAAAGAGGCGGCGATGGAATCCGCCGAACTGCAGCGCGAGCTTTGGGCCGAGCGCGAGGCAAAGAGCCGCGAGATGGTCGAGGCGGCCGGCGTCGTGACCAACGAGATCGCCAACAAGCTGCCCTTCCAGGAGGCCATGGTGCCGGTTTACGAGACCTACCTGGAGGCCAACCCCGACCTGCGCCCGCTGGTCGAACTGATCCAGTCGACCGAGTAA
- a CDS encoding sensor histidine kinase, producing the protein MSSSGTSLDLAFGYAGIGRWDYDPDGGALLLDETCRALFEIDSGAEVTQSLMQSRVHAEDRERVFGALAALDTEGAVYEEVFRLDLPSGTSRWVRGVARLGVRDGMPKITGVSFDVTTEQDLLAERELHLAEMNHRIKNLFALVSAMISSAARESEDKSVLVDNLRGRVAALDRAHSLMKKTDSNQPLGLAALLERVLAPARTQQTIALSGEEVMVPAKAVTSLVLIFHEWATNSAKYGALRRQDGEIAVTWTMSPEGLHLIWRESAEDYDESAQMGFGSMLIRASAMQLGAEKTRRVENGWLIIDMKVPLAALHEEA; encoded by the coding sequence ATGTCGTCATCCGGAACGTCTCTTGACCTTGCCTTCGGCTATGCCGGGATCGGGCGCTGGGACTATGACCCGGACGGTGGGGCGCTGCTTCTGGACGAGACCTGCCGCGCGCTGTTCGAAATAGACTCCGGCGCCGAGGTGACGCAGTCGCTGATGCAGTCCCGGGTGCATGCAGAGGATCGTGAGCGGGTTTTCGGCGCGCTTGCGGCGCTCGATACGGAAGGCGCCGTCTACGAAGAGGTCTTTCGCCTCGATCTGCCCTCGGGCACGTCCCGCTGGGTGCGAGGTGTGGCCCGGCTGGGCGTCCGCGACGGTATGCCGAAAATCACCGGGGTCAGCTTTGACGTGACCACCGAGCAGGATCTTCTGGCCGAACGTGAACTGCACCTTGCGGAGATGAACCACCGCATCAAGAACCTCTTTGCGTTGGTCTCGGCGATGATCTCCAGCGCGGCGCGCGAAAGCGAGGACAAATCCGTTCTGGTCGACAACCTGCGCGGGCGCGTCGCGGCGCTGGACCGCGCGCATTCGCTGATGAAGAAGACCGACAGCAATCAGCCGCTTGGGCTTGCGGCCCTGCTGGAACGGGTGCTGGCTCCGGCCCGCACGCAACAGACGATTGCGCTGAGCGGCGAAGAGGTCATGGTTCCCGCCAAGGCCGTGACCTCGCTGGTGCTTATCTTCCATGAATGGGCGACGAACTCGGCCAAATACGGGGCGCTGCGCCGACAGGACGGAGAAATCGCCGTGACCTGGACCATGTCGCCGGAGGGATTGCACCTGATCTGGCGCGAGTCGGCCGAAGACTACGACGAAAGCGCGCAGATGGGCTTTGGCTCGATGCTGATCAGGGCCTCTGCGATGCAATTGGGTGCCGAAAAGACCCGCCGGGTAGAGAACGGCTGGCTGATCATCGACATGAAAGTGCCGCTGGCCGCGCTGCACGAAGAGGCCTGA
- a CDS encoding Crp/Fnr family transcriptional regulator has translation MTDDDYPNTRRFLQGRSREALTPREKAVLEGLVVRTERFTGPHVILERGAVLQQSTILIEGFVARVIHADGKRHIVALHVPGDFVDLHAFALKRLDHDVVSIGTVQIGYAPHERIEEVLRTEPNLARMLWYSTLLDAAMHREWIMKLESLSADGRLAHLVAELWRRLDFVDLATSAGFPLPLTQQELSDACGTTSVHMNRVVRKLREAGVVDISRGQVTVLDAQALWTLGSFDSAYLYGKGPLKLT, from the coding sequence ATGACCGATGACGACTATCCGAACACCCGCCGTTTCCTTCAGGGCCGCTCTCGCGAGGCTTTGACCCCGCGTGAAAAGGCCGTGCTCGAGGGGCTTGTGGTGCGGACAGAGCGCTTCACTGGCCCCCATGTCATCCTCGAACGCGGCGCCGTCCTGCAGCAGAGTACCATTCTGATTGAAGGCTTCGTCGCCCGTGTCATTCACGCCGATGGCAAGCGGCACATCGTGGCGCTGCACGTGCCGGGGGATTTCGTCGACCTGCATGCCTTCGCCCTGAAACGCCTGGATCACGACGTTGTTTCCATCGGCACCGTGCAGATCGGCTATGCGCCGCACGAGCGTATCGAAGAGGTGCTGAGGACCGAACCGAACCTTGCGCGGATGCTGTGGTACTCGACCCTGCTGGACGCGGCCATGCATCGCGAGTGGATCATGAAGCTGGAAAGCCTCAGCGCCGACGGGCGTCTCGCGCATCTCGTGGCCGAACTCTGGCGACGTCTCGATTTCGTGGATCTTGCCACTTCGGCGGGCTTTCCGTTGCCGCTGACCCAGCAGGAACTGTCCGATGCATGCGGCACCACATCGGTGCATATGAACCGGGTCGTGCGCAAACTGCGGGAAGCCGGTGTCGTGGATATCTCGCGCGGGCAGGTCACGGTGCTGGACGCTCAGGCGTTGTGGACGCTCGGCAGCTTTGATTCCGCGTATCTTTACGGCAAAGGGCCGCTTAAACTGACCTGA
- a CDS encoding GntR family transcriptional regulator produces MSQASLLGARRTSVDVVFDQLYDEILSLRLRPGDKISEAEVAARFGVSRQPVRDAFSRLANLDLLLIRPQRATEVRRFSMREIEKARFVRLAIEVEVLRRAAARCDAPAGAGLDVALARQAVAVEAGDAAAFGPLDTAFHRLLCQIAGVDFAAEVIRSEKAKIDRLCLLSLTESERMPELLEDHRAIASAVIAGDAEGAAAAGALHLTRLDETIRRVAQSNAEYFEPF; encoded by the coding sequence ATGTCTCAGGCAAGCCTGCTTGGCGCAAGACGGACAAGTGTCGATGTCGTCTTTGACCAGCTCTACGACGAGATCCTTTCGCTGCGTCTTCGTCCGGGGGACAAGATCTCCGAGGCGGAGGTCGCGGCGCGGTTCGGAGTGTCGCGTCAGCCGGTGCGGGACGCCTTCAGCCGCCTTGCCAACCTCGACCTGTTGCTGATCCGGCCCCAGCGCGCGACAGAGGTCAGACGGTTCTCCATGCGTGAGATCGAGAAGGCCCGTTTCGTTCGGTTGGCCATAGAGGTCGAAGTGCTGCGCCGGGCTGCCGCGCGGTGCGACGCTCCTGCCGGGGCAGGGCTCGACGTGGCGCTGGCGCGGCAGGCGGTGGCCGTCGAGGCCGGAGATGCCGCCGCCTTCGGTCCGCTCGACACCGCCTTTCACCGTCTTCTGTGCCAGATCGCCGGGGTCGATTTCGCCGCAGAGGTGATCCGCTCGGAAAAGGCCAAGATTGACCGGCTCTGCCTGCTCAGTCTCACCGAGTCAGAGCGCATGCCCGAGCTGCTGGAGGACCACCGCGCCATCGCCAGCGCGGTGATTGCCGGAGACGCGGAAGGCGCGGCGGCGGCAGGGGCGCTGCATCTGACCCGGCTCGACGAAACGATCCGGCGTGTGGCGCAGAGCAACGCCGAGTATTTCGAGCCGTTCTGA
- the metH gene encoding methionine synthase — protein sequence MTHLLRLSGLEPFVLTPDIPFVNVGERTNVTGSARFRKLVVNRDYAAALEVARDQVENGAQIIDVNMDEGLIDSKQAMVEFLNLVASEPDIARVPIMIDSSKWEVIEAGLQCVQGKPVVNSISLKEGEDAFRHQAGLCLAYGAAVVVMAFDEAGQADTQARKTEICARAYRILVEEMSFPPEDIIFDPNIFAVATGIEEHDNYGVDFIEATRWIRENLPHAHVSGGVSNLSFSFRGNETVREAMHAVFLYHAIAAGMDMGIVNAGQLAVYDQIDPALREACEDVVLNRTPKAGGTATENLLDLAERFKGDKREEKVRDLAWRDWPVEKRLEHALVNGLTEFIEADTEEARQAAERPLHVIEGPLMAGMNVVGDLFGAGKMFLPQVVKSARVMKQAVAVLLPYMEEEKRLNGGEGRQSAGKVLMATVKGDVHDIGKNIVGVVLACNNYEIVDLGVMVPPQKILQVAKDEGVDIIGLSGLITPSLDEMVHLASEMEREGLDLPLLIGGATTSRVHTAVKIAPRYSGPAVHVTDASRAVGVVGALLSPERRGEYVDGIRTEYADVAEKHARAERAKERLPLSAARANAGVFDWTVLPPAPAFTGPRVVDDWDLAEIARYIDWTPFFQTWEMRGQYPKILDDEKQGEAARALFADAQDMLSKIVSERWFTPRAVVGFWPANASGDDIRLFTDADRTQDLATLHTLRQQTGKRPGRPNLALSDFVAPEGKGADHVGGFVVTAGPEEAEIAERLDKANDNYGAIMVKALADRIAEAMAEMLHERVRREFWGYAPDEGFDPQELIGEPYAGIRPAPGYPAQPDHTEKRTLFHLLDAEEATGVTLTESMAMWPGSSVSGLYIGHPDSYYFGVGKVERDQVADYAARKGMSVEEAERWLAPVLNYVPGKAPAPTAA from the coding sequence ATGACCCATCTTCTTCGCCTTTCCGGCCTCGAACCCTTTGTCCTGACGCCCGACATCCCCTTCGTGAACGTCGGCGAGCGCACGAATGTCACCGGCTCTGCCCGCTTCCGCAAGCTGGTGGTGAACCGCGACTATGCCGCCGCGCTGGAAGTCGCGCGCGATCAGGTCGAGAACGGCGCCCAGATCATCGACGTGAACATGGACGAGGGCCTGATCGACTCGAAACAGGCCATGGTCGAGTTCCTGAACCTCGTGGCGTCGGAACCCGACATCGCCCGCGTGCCGATCATGATCGACTCGTCGAAATGGGAGGTGATCGAAGCCGGCCTGCAATGCGTGCAGGGCAAGCCCGTGGTCAACTCGATCTCGCTGAAAGAGGGTGAGGACGCCTTCCGCCATCAGGCCGGGCTCTGCCTCGCCTATGGTGCGGCGGTGGTGGTCATGGCCTTCGACGAGGCCGGGCAGGCCGACACGCAGGCCCGCAAGACGGAAATCTGCGCCCGCGCCTACCGTATCCTTGTCGAGGAGATGAGCTTCCCGCCCGAGGACATCATCTTCGACCCCAATATCTTTGCCGTCGCCACCGGCATCGAGGAACACGACAACTACGGCGTGGACTTCATCGAGGCGACCCGCTGGATCCGCGAGAACCTGCCGCACGCGCATGTCTCGGGCGGGGTGTCGAACCTGTCCTTCTCCTTCCGCGGCAACGAGACCGTGCGCGAGGCGATGCACGCGGTCTTCCTCTACCACGCCATCGCGGCGGGCATGGACATGGGCATCGTCAACGCGGGGCAACTGGCGGTCTACGACCAGATCGACCCCGCCCTGCGCGAGGCCTGCGAGGACGTGGTGCTGAACCGCACGCCCAAGGCAGGCGGCACGGCGACCGAGAACCTGCTAGACCTCGCCGAACGCTTCAAGGGCGACAAGCGCGAGGAAAAGGTCCGCGATCTGGCATGGCGTGACTGGCCGGTCGAGAAGCGGCTGGAACACGCGCTGGTCAACGGCCTGACCGAGTTCATCGAGGCCGACACCGAAGAGGCGCGGCAGGCGGCGGAGCGTCCGCTGCATGTGATCGAGGGCCCGCTGATGGCGGGCATGAACGTGGTCGGCGACCTCTTTGGCGCGGGCAAGATGTTCCTGCCGCAGGTGGTCAAATCCGCCCGCGTGATGAAGCAGGCCGTGGCCGTGCTGCTGCCCTACATGGAAGAGGAAAAGCGCCTGAACGGCGGCGAGGGCCGCCAGTCCGCGGGCAAGGTCCTGATGGCCACGGTGAAAGGCGACGTCCACGACATCGGCAAGAACATCGTCGGCGTCGTGCTGGCCTGCAACAACTACGAGATCGTCGATCTGGGCGTCATGGTGCCGCCGCAGAAGATCCTTCAGGTCGCCAAGGACGAGGGCGTGGACATCATCGGCCTCTCCGGCCTCATCACGCCCTCGCTCGACGAGATGGTGCACCTCGCCTCCGAGATGGAGCGTGAAGGGCTGGACCTGCCGCTGCTGATCGGCGGTGCGACGACCTCGCGCGTGCACACGGCGGTGAAGATCGCTCCGCGCTACAGCGGCCCGGCGGTGCATGTGACCGACGCCAGCCGCGCGGTGGGCGTGGTGGGCGCGCTGCTCAGCCCCGAACGCCGCGGCGAATATGTCGACGGGATCCGCACCGAATACGCCGATGTGGCGGAGAAACACGCCCGCGCCGAGCGCGCCAAGGAGCGCCTTCCGCTCTCCGCCGCCCGCGCCAACGCAGGCGTCTTCGACTGGACGGTGCTGCCCCCTGCGCCCGCCTTCACCGGCCCCCGCGTGGTGGACGACTGGGACCTTGCCGAGATCGCCCGCTACATCGACTGGACGCCCTTTTTCCAGACGTGGGAGATGCGCGGCCAGTACCCCAAGATCCTCGACGACGAAAAGCAGGGAGAGGCGGCGCGCGCCCTCTTTGCCGACGCGCAGGACATGCTGTCGAAGATCGTCTCTGAACGCTGGTTCACGCCGCGTGCCGTGGTGGGCTTCTGGCCCGCCAATGCCTCGGGCGACGACATCCGCCTCTTCACCGATGCGGACCGGACGCAGGACCTCGCCACGCTGCACACCTTGCGCCAGCAGACCGGCAAGCGCCCGGGCCGCCCCAACCTCGCCCTGTCGGACTTCGTCGCGCCCGAGGGCAAGGGCGCGGATCACGTCGGCGGCTTCGTCGTGACGGCAGGCCCCGAGGAAGCGGAGATCGCGGAACGCCTCGACAAGGCCAACGACAACTACGGCGCGATCATGGTCAAGGCACTGGCCGACCGCATCGCCGAGGCCATGGCCGAGATGCTCCACGAACGCGTCCGGCGCGAGTTCTGGGGCTATGCACCGGATGAGGGCTTCGACCCGCAAGAACTGATCGGCGAACCCTACGCGGGCATCCGCCCCGCCCCGGGCTACCCCGCCCAGCCCGACCACACGGAAAAGCGCACGCTCTTCCACCTGCTCGACGCCGAGGAGGCGACCGGCGTGACCCTGACCGAAAGCATGGCGATGTGGCCGGGGTCGTCGGTCTCGGGCCTCTATATCGGGCACCCCGACAGCTACTATTTCGGCGTCGGCAAGGTCGAACGGGATCAGGTCGCGGATTACGCCGCCCGCAAGGGCATGAGTGTCGAAGAAGCCGAGCGCTGGCTCGCCCCGGTGCTGAACTACGTGCCCGGAAAGGCGCCCGCCCCGACGGCTGCGTGA
- a CDS encoding TRAP transporter small permease, translating into MTTDPDAGGKPRDFMRVVDALLDSVAMICRVITGLSLVGLTVIFGWLVYGRYVLNATPTWVEQVALLLVMVIAFIGAAVGVHEHTHLAVTGFRTLAPPWLRTVFVVVTDLLMAGFGLLMLIYGARLTAFKWDSMIPLIHVPEGLRSLPLTIGGGLITVFALAHLLRLALGRDLRSDIIS; encoded by the coding sequence ATGACAACGGATCCGGACGCCGGGGGTAAACCCCGGGATTTCATGCGTGTCGTCGACGCGCTTCTCGACAGTGTTGCCATGATCTGCCGGGTGATCACCGGCCTGTCTCTGGTCGGGCTGACAGTGATCTTCGGCTGGCTGGTCTATGGCCGCTACGTTCTGAACGCCACGCCGACATGGGTCGAACAGGTGGCGCTGCTGCTGGTCATGGTGATAGCCTTCATCGGTGCCGCGGTGGGTGTGCACGAGCACACGCATCTGGCGGTGACCGGGTTCCGGACCCTCGCGCCACCCTGGCTGCGGACTGTCTTCGTCGTCGTCACCGACCTGCTGATGGCGGGGTTCGGGCTGCTGATGCTGATCTACGGCGCGCGCCTGACGGCCTTCAAGTGGGACTCGATGATCCCGCTGATCCACGTACCCGAGGGGCTGCGATCCCTGCCGCTGACCATCGGCGGCGGTCTCATCACGGTCTTCGCTCTTGCGCATCTGCTCCGCCTCGCACTGGGCCGGGACCTGCGCAGCGACATCATTTCATAA
- a CDS encoding TRAP transporter large permease, which produces MGLTVLLGLFALCVVLGVPVAFALGIAALAAFAYEGLPLMIGFQRIVSGINVFSLMAIPFFIFAGELMFHGGIAMRLVRFASAAVGAVRGGLGIVNVFSSMLFGGISGSAVADISALGSILVPVMKEKGYDADYAVNVTVTSSIAGIIIPPSHNMIIFAIAAGGGISISKLFLSGVVPGVLMCCCLAIAAYIVAVRRGYRAEKFPGWAALTMAFLGAIPGLLTAVIIVGGVLSGVFTVTESGAFGAIYAFLVTLLVYRSITWANFTTAVISSVRTTAMVMILIACAGAFAYMLTFYRVPDKTIDLMTGLTQNPIMILLMINLALLILGMIMDMAALILICTPIFLPVAVSQGVDPYQFGMILLVNLGLGLCTPPVGACLFVGCAVGKLPMEKAVRTIWPFYLAILVALMLITFVPAVSLTLPGLLGM; this is translated from the coding sequence ATGGGTCTCACCGTTCTCCTCGGTCTCTTCGCCCTTTGTGTCGTGCTGGGGGTGCCGGTCGCCTTCGCGCTGGGTATCGCGGCGCTGGCCGCCTTCGCCTACGAAGGCCTGCCGCTGATGATCGGCTTTCAGCGCATCGTCTCGGGCATCAATGTCTTCTCGCTGATGGCGATCCCCTTCTTCATCTTCGCGGGCGAACTGATGTTCCATGGCGGCATCGCCATGCGGCTGGTGCGCTTCGCCTCCGCCGCCGTGGGCGCGGTGCGCGGGGGACTGGGCATCGTCAACGTCTTCTCCTCGATGCTGTTCGGCGGCATCTCGGGTTCGGCGGTGGCCGACATCTCGGCGCTGGGGTCGATCCTGGTGCCGGTGATGAAGGAAAAGGGCTACGACGCGGATTACGCCGTGAACGTGACCGTGACCTCGTCGATCGCCGGGATCATCATTCCGCCCAGTCACAACATGATCATCTTCGCCATCGCGGCGGGGGGCGGCATCTCGATCTCCAAGCTTTTCCTGTCCGGCGTGGTGCCGGGTGTGCTGATGTGCTGCTGCCTTGCCATCGCGGCCTATATCGTGGCGGTCAGACGCGGCTACAGGGCCGAGAAATTCCCCGGCTGGGCGGCGCTGACCATGGCCTTCCTCGGGGCGATCCCGGGGCTGTTGACGGCGGTGATCATCGTCGGCGGCGTGCTGTCGGGCGTCTTCACGGTCACCGAATCCGGCGCCTTCGGGGCGATCTACGCCTTTCTCGTGACGCTGCTGGTCTACCGCAGCATCACATGGGCCAATTTCACGACGGCGGTGATCTCTTCGGTGCGGACAACGGCGATGGTGATGATCCTGATCGCCTGCGCCGGGGCCTTTGCCTATATGCTGACCTTCTACCGGGTGCCGGACAAGACCATCGACCTGATGACCGGCCTGACGCAGAACCCCATCATGATCCTGCTGATGATCAACCTCGCCTTGCTGATCCTTGGCATGATTATGGACATGGCGGCGCTGATCCTGATCTGTACGCCGATCTTCCTGCCGGTCGCGGTCAGTCAGGGTGTCGATCCCTACCAGTTCGGGATGATCCTGCTGGTCAACCTCGGCCTTGGTCTGTGCACGCCGCCGGTGGGGGCCTGCCTCTTCGTGGGCTGCGCCGTGGGCAAGCTGCCGATGGAAAAGGCGGTCCGGACGATCTGGCCATTCTACCTGGCGATCCTCGTGGCGCTGATGCTGATCACCTTCGTCCCCGCCGTATCGCTGACGCTGCCGGGTCTTCTGGGGATGTGA
- a CDS encoding homocysteine S-methyltransferase family protein gives MLPFALPDAPALATLRAVAEHRILILDGAMGTMIQTLGLSEEDFTDGGHVHGPGCRHHPTDHPQKGNNDLLSLTRPKAIEDIHFAFAMAGADILETNTFSSTTIAQADYGLESAVHDLNVAGAQVARRAADRATAEDGRPRFVAGAVGPTNRTASISPDVNDPGYRAVSFDDLRTAYGQQIDGLIEGGSDLILIETIFDTLNAKAAIFAAFESFARAGRRLPIMISGTITDASGRTLSGQTPTAFWHSVAHARPFSVGLNCALGAAAMRPHIAELSGVAPTLICAYPNAGLPNAFGQYDETAEQTAEQVAGFAQEGLVNIVGGCCGTTPDHIRAIAEAVAPFAPRTVPA, from the coding sequence ATGCTGCCCTTTGCCCTGCCCGACGCCCCTGCCCTCGCGACCCTTCGCGCGGTTGCAGAGCACCGCATCCTGATCCTTGACGGGGCGATGGGCACGATGATCCAGACCCTTGGCCTGTCAGAAGAGGATTTCACCGATGGCGGGCATGTTCACGGCCCCGGCTGCCGTCATCATCCGACCGACCATCCGCAGAAGGGCAACAACGATCTGCTCAGCCTCACCCGGCCCAAGGCGATCGAGGACATCCACTTCGCCTTTGCCATGGCGGGCGCTGACATCCTCGAAACCAACACCTTTTCCTCCACCACCATCGCGCAGGCCGATTACGGGCTGGAGTCGGCAGTGCACGACCTGAACGTCGCCGGCGCGCAGGTGGCCCGCCGCGCCGCCGACCGCGCCACCGCCGAAGACGGCCGTCCGCGCTTTGTCGCGGGCGCCGTGGGGCCAACCAACCGCACCGCCTCGATCAGCCCGGACGTCAACGATCCCGGCTACCGCGCCGTCAGCTTCGACGACCTGCGCACCGCCTATGGCCAGCAGATCGACGGGCTGATCGAGGGCGGCTCGGACCTGATCCTGATCGAAACGATCTTCGACACGCTCAACGCCAAGGCCGCGATCTTTGCCGCCTTCGAGTCCTTTGCGCGCGCGGGCAGACGCCTGCCAATCATGATCTCGGGCACCATCACCGATGCCTCGGGCCGCACCCTGTCGGGGCAGACACCTACCGCCTTCTGGCACTCGGTGGCCCACGCCCGCCCCTTCTCGGTCGGGCTGAACTGTGCGCTGGGGGCCGCCGCCATGCGCCCACATATCGCCGAGCTGTCGGGCGTGGCGCCGACGCTGATCTGCGCCTATCCCAACGCCGGGCTGCCCAATGCCTTCGGCCAGTACGACGAGACCGCCGAGCAGACCGCCGAACAGGTGGCGGGCTTCGCGCAGGAAGGACTCGTCAACATCGTCGGCGGCTGCTGCGGCACGACGCCCGACCACATCCGCGCGATCGCCGAAGCGGTCGCCCCCTTTGCCCCCCGCACGGTGCCCGCATGA
- a CDS encoding D-amino acid dehydrogenase has translation MKVIVMGAGVIGVTTAYYLARAGAEVTVLDRQAGPGLETSYANAGELSYGMTSPWAAPGIPMKAVKWLFMKRRPLFIWPLISPTMWAWGVQMLRNCNDERYRVNKSRMVRISNYSRDVMPDLIAETGIAYDGREQGTLQLFRTEKQLKGSMADQEILAEYDSPFEVLDRDGCIAAEPALARVREKFVGGLRLTADRTGDCRMFTIALAEKCVEMGVEFQYGQTIRSIAIENGRVAGIETEIAGRITGDAYVCALGSHGPKLLTPAGIRLPVYPVKGYSVTLPVVEDAAAPQSTIMDETHKVAITRLGDRIRVAGTAEIAGYSDRLGPHATDTVRHVVNDLFPGGGDLSRAEGWTGLRPMTPDGTPVLGRSRYDNLFLNTGHGTLGWTMACGSARAVADVVLGREPEISFDGLTADRYN, from the coding sequence ATGAAAGTCATCGTGATGGGGGCAGGGGTGATCGGCGTGACCACGGCCTATTACCTTGCCCGGGCGGGCGCCGAGGTGACGGTGCTGGACCGGCAGGCCGGACCGGGCCTTGAGACCAGCTATGCCAATGCGGGTGAGCTCAGCTACGGCATGACCTCGCCTTGGGCCGCGCCGGGCATTCCCATGAAGGCGGTGAAGTGGCTCTTCATGAAGCGCCGCCCGCTGTTCATCTGGCCGCTGATCAGCCCGACCATGTGGGCCTGGGGCGTCCAGATGCTGCGCAACTGCAACGACGAACGCTACCGGGTGAACAAAAGCCGCATGGTGCGGATCTCGAATTACTCGCGCGATGTCATGCCCGACCTGATCGCCGAAACCGGCATTGCCTATGACGGGCGCGAGCAGGGTACGCTTCAGCTGTTCCGCACCGAGAAGCAGCTCAAGGGCTCCATGGCAGATCAGGAGATCCTTGCCGAGTACGATTCCCCCTTCGAGGTGCTCGACCGCGACGGCTGCATCGCGGCGGAACCGGCGCTGGCGCGGGTGCGCGAGAAATTCGTCGGCGGCTTGCGGTTGACGGCGGATCGCACCGGCGACTGCCGGATGTTCACCATCGCGCTGGCCGAAAAATGTGTCGAGATGGGGGTGGAGTTCCAATACGGCCAGACGATCCGTTCCATCGCCATAGAGAACGGTCGCGTGGCGGGCATCGAGACCGAGATCGCGGGGCGCATCACCGGCGATGCCTATGTCTGCGCTTTGGGCAGCCATGGGCCGAAGTTGCTGACGCCCGCCGGGATCCGCCTGCCGGTCTATCCGGTGAAGGGGTATTCGGTCACGCTGCCGGTGGTCGAGGATGCGGCGGCGCCGCAATCGACGATCATGGACGAGACGCACAAGGTCGCCATCACCCGTCTTGGCGACCGCATCCGGGTGGCGGGCACCGCAGAGATCGCGGGCTATTCCGACCGGCTGGGGCCGCATGCCACCGATACGGTGCGCCATGTGGTGAACGATCTCTTTCCCGGCGGCGGCGACCTGTCCCGGGCCGAGGGCTGGACCGGCCTGCGCCCGATGACCCCGGACGGCACGCCGGTGCTGGGGCGCTCGCGCTACGACAACCTTTTCCTCAACACCGGGCACGGCACGCTGGGCTGGACCATGGCCTGCGGCTCGGCCCGCGCGGTGGCGGATGTGGTGCTAGGCCGCGAGCCCGAGATCTCTTTCGACGGGCTGACGGCGGACCGGTACAACTGA